TTCCAGGATATCACAATCCTGCAAAGCATTTTCATGATAATAATCTCCAAGCTCAAAGTTTAAGTACAGCAGGTTTACCCAATGTTATTACTGTTTTAGTTCCCAATCAAAGAAGTGCAACTGACTTGGGCAAGAAACTTGACAAAAATCTCAAAGCACGCTGGTTGGAGATGAGTCATAAAGTGCGAGGCTGTATTAAAGAAAAAGTCAGAAATCTACTAAAAAATGAAAAGGAATTTGAACAAGTATCTCATCAAATTTTTGGTGAATTTCCAAATATTGAGTTAGAAAATTTAAAAAAAGAACTCAAGCAATTTTGTCAACAAGGATGTTGGGAATGGAATAAATTATGGGATGCTCAAATTGAAAATACCTGGGAAACATACTTTGTTGGCGTTCCCTTAGGACATCCCCAACAATCCTTAGAAATTGACACAACAAATTTGGAAGAAAATCAACGCCAAGAGTTGATAGCAGAATGGGTAAAATTGCAAAATCAGATTGCTAGACCAATGATCGACATCCCCAGCCAAGCCGAACTCAAAGCTTATCATAAAATTAATGTTGGTTCTTTGTGGGGAAGCTTACAAGCACGTCTTGGTAATACAATTCGAGTTATTAAAAATACTCGTGCTTGGCAAATTCCCGTTGCACCTGGGGAACGTTCAACTCTCTCCGGTCAGTATAGTGCAGTGCATCCTCGGTTTGTTTACCAACAATTTCAAAATGGATTGGGAATTCCTTCAGAATCATTACGTTTATTTTGGCGCGTGATGGGACTTGCTTATCCTGGATTATTTAATGGTTCGGAAAAATTGAATGCTATTGAATTAACTAAGCGGATGGCTTGGAAACATGGTGGTGTTGCTGAATCGTTGGGAGTTGTTTTAAATGATAGCGATGATGACTATGAAAATTTGATTCGTTTCCCCAATCTTTGTTCTATAGCTGCTGCACGTTTTGCTACCGATTATCCCGAAAAAGTTGCAGAATATTGGAATGATTTGCGACACGAAATTGACAAAGAACTCAAGTCAAAACACGATATATTTTGTTCTCGCACTCGTCGTCCTTTCCAAGTTAAACGTGCTGATGCTGCTTTACAAGGGAGGACAAATTACGGGAACGGTTATAACGGTGTCATGTTTTCTAGCAAATGGCTGGCTGATGACATGAATTTAAATCCAAGTGAAACCAACACACTGCGGACTGTTCTTGATAAAGTACAAAAAAAACACTTTGGTGATGCTAGTCCTGCGGATTGGTGGGTGTTGGTACTTGGTGATGGTGATGGGATGGGGGGGTATGTTAACGGACGCAAGTTGAAGTTTTACCAAAACTATCTTGTTGACGATTTATTGGATAGAAGCAACATCAACGATGAAGATTTAAGGGAATTACTTGAAACAACTCGCAAACGCATGGGACCCGCAACTCACATTGGACTCAATCGAGCTTTACTAGATTTCTCTAACCGTTTAGTCCCTTATATTACCGAGCAGCGTTTTTGCGGACGGGTGATTTATAGTGGTGGTGATGATGTTATGGCTGCACTACCTCTCGCAGATTTACCAGGATTTTTGCTTTCTCTTCGTGCTGCTTGGTGCGGTGCAAAAGACCCACAAGGAGAG
This genomic interval from Scytonema hofmannii PCC 7110 contains the following:
- a CDS encoding type III-B CRISPR-associated protein Cas10/Cmr2; the protein is MNVYHRKLYALVRSLETIDWLGTDTSYIYKGLKCLTPYLQELQNWWENLGGKTTTSISSSSDRINLNSTAPYGQRNNIAVRHPISGQEQNINVSAFNTPIDISTIADEEDVIKVFWWFWRYFPEQLARQDSENALLIPTHRILPDCPLHSYQSTVSALTGAIFHESNLTSVPVVEQQEGNSTVSLPVKEKLGDELDKLPYLLLFTFSPVQEFIKSSRKFLDFWGGSFLLHYFSALLCFEAAKVYGPDAVITPSLWNQEIIDAFLFKNDALKIPNFPGYHNPAKHFHDNNLQAQSLSTAGLPNVITVLVPNQRSATDLGKKLDKNLKARWLEMSHKVRGCIKEKVRNLLKNEKEFEQVSHQIFGEFPNIELENLKKELKQFCQQGCWEWNKLWDAQIENTWETYFVGVPLGHPQQSLEIDTTNLEENQRQELIAEWVKLQNQIARPMIDIPSQAELKAYHKINVGSLWGSLQARLGNTIRVIKNTRAWQIPVAPGERSTLSGQYSAVHPRFVYQQFQNGLGIPSESLRLFWRVMGLAYPGLFNGSEKLNAIELTKRMAWKHGGVAESLGVVLNDSDDDYENLIRFPNLCSIAAARFATDYPEKVAEYWNDLRHEIDKELKSKHDIFCSRTRRPFQVKRADAALQGRTNYGNGYNGVMFSSKWLADDMNLNPSETNTLRTVLDKVQKKHFGDASPADWWVLVLGDGDGMGGYVNGRKLKFYQNYLVDDLLDRSNINDEDLRELLETTRKRMGPATHIGLNRALLDFSNRLVPYITEQRFCGRVIYSGGDDVMAALPLADLPGFLLSLRAAWCGAKDPQGEFIDKGGYWQWDTQNLNQKPTPSAIPLRPLFTMGEEATMSLGIVIAHKSVPLPTVLEKLWDAEKEGAKKLVGGVVPNRENSGEGKKIPDKDGLCFRVIYSSGNTLEAFMKGHLLTGWWDFIQASQRYDNLDLSPVLYRLAEELPRHAEITSSDRLFQKVAKVVLSSRDAEIPQAVENPLLKWLDAWEEWAWCTRETTRPSKTLALGSQPQDIAMLLRFTAFLTVGWVEERNPTFSRLG